The following are encoded in a window of Halosolutus halophilus genomic DNA:
- a CDS encoding 30S ribosomal protein S27ae, whose protein sequence is MARYELYNEDGTTAREQCPRCGDAFLADHGDRTHCGKCGYTEWE, encoded by the coding sequence ATGGCGCGCTACGAACTCTACAACGAGGACGGTACCACGGCGCGCGAACAGTGCCCCCGCTGTGGCGACGCCTTCCTCGCCGACCACGGCGATCGGACCCACTGCGGCAAGTGCGGCTACACCGAGTGGGAGTAA
- a CDS encoding 30S ribosomal protein S24e: MDVDIISEEENPMLHRTDVTFELIHEDATPSRLQVRDSLAAKLNKDAAEVVIRKLDTKFGMRKTVGQAKVYDTADSAREVEQDHMLERNKIGVEEESEAEAEPEEA, from the coding sequence ATGGACGTCGACATCATCTCCGAGGAGGAGAACCCCATGTTGCATCGAACGGACGTTACATTCGAACTGATCCACGAGGACGCGACGCCCTCGCGCCTGCAGGTTCGCGACAGTCTCGCTGCGAAGCTGAACAAGGACGCCGCCGAGGTCGTCATCCGGAAACTCGATACCAAGTTCGGGATGCGCAAGACGGTCGGCCAGGCGAAGGTTTACGACACGGCCGACTCCGCCCGCGAGGTCGAGCAGGACCACATGCTCGAGCGCAACAAGATCGGCGTCGAGGAAGAGAGCGAGGCAGAAGCCGAACCGGAGGAAGCATAG
- a CDS encoding WD40/YVTN/BNR-like repeat-containing protein, translating to MTIGYVAMRDRLLVCEGDGTDEWETSTALQGHDLECVAAAPTMPDRVFVGTFENGLVRSTDGGESFDRLETDFVGNEPAADGDETPGDTAVMSLAISPHDPDVVYAGTEPSRIYRSTDGGDSWIHLDGLTDLPSASEWYFPPRPHTHHVRWLEVDPFDPDRLAVGIEAGAFVYSTDGGETWRERPPGSRRDNHSLAIHPDREGRIYAAAGDGYAESDDGGETWRHPQAGLDHRYCWSVVPDPGDPDRVLVSSASGARTAHAAERADSYVYRRDGADADWERLDGRGVPTGEGVARTVFDTTGENGVVYGVTNRGLFVTDDFGDRWDRVPIAWGDDLERLTPRGLVVLSG from the coding sequence ATGACGATCGGCTACGTCGCGATGCGAGACCGACTCCTCGTCTGCGAGGGGGACGGGACCGACGAGTGGGAGACGTCGACGGCACTCCAGGGCCACGACCTCGAGTGCGTCGCGGCCGCCCCCACGATGCCGGACCGGGTGTTCGTCGGGACGTTCGAGAACGGACTCGTCCGGAGTACCGACGGTGGGGAATCGTTCGATCGGCTCGAAACCGATTTCGTCGGGAACGAACCCGCGGCCGACGGGGACGAGACGCCCGGGGACACCGCCGTGATGTCGCTGGCGATCAGTCCCCACGATCCGGACGTCGTCTACGCGGGCACCGAACCCAGTCGGATCTACCGGTCGACGGACGGCGGGGACTCCTGGATCCACCTCGACGGCCTGACCGACCTGCCGTCCGCGTCGGAGTGGTACTTCCCGCCCCGGCCACACACCCACCACGTGCGCTGGCTCGAGGTGGACCCCTTCGATCCCGATCGGCTCGCCGTCGGCATCGAGGCTGGCGCGTTCGTCTACAGTACCGACGGGGGCGAGACGTGGCGGGAACGGCCCCCCGGATCGCGTCGGGACAACCACAGTCTCGCTATCCACCCCGATCGGGAGGGGCGGATCTACGCCGCGGCGGGCGACGGCTACGCCGAGAGCGACGACGGGGGCGAAACCTGGCGTCATCCACAGGCCGGACTCGATCACCGCTACTGCTGGAGCGTCGTCCCCGATCCCGGCGACCCCGATCGCGTGCTGGTCTCGAGTGCCAGCGGTGCCCGGACGGCCCACGCGGCCGAGCGGGCCGACTCCTACGTCTACCGGCGGGACGGTGCCGACGCCGACTGGGAGCGTCTCGACGGGCGCGGAGTGCCGACGGGCGAGGGAGTCGCCAGGACCGTCTTCGATACGACCGGCGAGAACGGCGTCGTGTACGGGGTGACCAATCGCGGACTATTCGTCACCGACGACTTCGGCGATCGCTGGGACCGCGTCCCGATCGCCTGGGGCGACGACCTCGAGAGGCTGACGCCGCGGGGGTTGGTGGTGCTGTCCGGGTGA